Proteins encoded together in one Thermomonospora curvata DSM 43183 window:
- the hrpB gene encoding ATP-dependent helicase HrpB has product MHDQHDRLTARWQALPVRTAIPALRAALHEHGTAVLVAPPGTGKTTLVPLALAGEAGPASPRRSRVLVVEPRRPAVRAAARRMAWMLGEQVGRRVGFAVRGEHRPGSSVEVVTTGVLLRRLQRDPELAGVDAVLLDECHERHLDADTALAFLLDVRAALRPDLRLVAASATAEAEPWARLLGGPVVTAAAELHPVEVVWAPPPRPLPPPHGMRVAAQLLEHVAATIRRALAERDGDLLCFLPGVGEIARVAALLEDLAPQAELLTLHGRATARDQEAVLAGGTRRRVVLATAVAESSLTVPGVRIVVDSGLAREPRTDHARGLGALTTVRVSKAAAEQRAGRAGRQGPGVVYRCWSAAEHRRLPDRPRPEIELADLTAFALQIACWGDPDATGLALPDPPPRAALQAARAALQAIGALDADGRVTDRGRRMVHAGVHPRLARALLDGAPLVGRRGAAEAVALLSEPPPAWAGDDLADLLRAARTGRRDAAYTDRWRRETRRLLRVLTGPGEDTGGADGQECGDAGTDETALGTVVALAFPERVAKARGAGRYVMASGTGAELAAGSHLENARWLAIAVADRPPAAASARIRLAAAIDAEVAAVAAAPLLTETEEVAWRDGDVRARRIRRLGAIELAAVPLADPDPAQVAEALAEGLRREGLSLLNWTPQAVALRERLAFCRRALGDPWPDVGDAAVLEEVAKRLHGLRRRADLAGVDLSAVLRDMLPWECAARLEEMAPERITVPSGSRIRIDYRGEQPVLAVKLQELFGWRQAPRLAGGRVPLVVHLLSPAGRPAAVTGDLASFWREGYRAVRAELRGRYPRHPWPEDPATAEPTRHAKPRR; this is encoded by the coding sequence ATGCATGACCAGCACGACCGGCTGACGGCCCGGTGGCAGGCGCTGCCCGTCCGCACGGCGATCCCCGCCCTGCGGGCGGCGCTGCACGAGCACGGGACGGCGGTGCTGGTGGCGCCGCCCGGCACCGGCAAGACCACACTGGTGCCGCTCGCCCTGGCCGGGGAGGCGGGCCCGGCCTCCCCGCGGCGGAGCCGGGTGCTGGTCGTCGAGCCGCGCCGGCCCGCGGTGCGGGCGGCGGCCCGCCGCATGGCCTGGATGCTGGGGGAGCAGGTGGGCCGCCGGGTGGGGTTCGCGGTCCGCGGCGAGCACCGGCCGGGCTCGTCGGTGGAGGTGGTGACCACCGGGGTGCTGCTGCGGCGGCTGCAGCGCGACCCCGAGCTGGCCGGCGTCGACGCGGTGCTGCTGGATGAGTGCCATGAGCGTCACCTGGACGCCGACACCGCACTGGCGTTCCTGCTGGATGTGCGCGCGGCGTTGCGGCCCGACCTGCGCCTGGTGGCGGCCTCGGCCACCGCCGAGGCCGAGCCGTGGGCCAGGCTGCTGGGCGGCCCGGTGGTGACGGCCGCCGCCGAACTGCACCCGGTGGAGGTGGTCTGGGCGCCGCCGCCGCGCCCCCTGCCGCCCCCGCACGGCATGCGCGTGGCCGCCCAGCTGCTGGAGCACGTGGCCGCCACGATCCGGCGTGCCCTGGCCGAACGCGACGGCGACCTGTTGTGCTTCCTGCCCGGCGTCGGCGAGATCGCCCGTGTCGCCGCCCTGCTGGAGGACCTTGCGCCACAGGCGGAGCTGCTGACCTTGCACGGCCGGGCGACGGCACGGGACCAGGAGGCGGTGCTGGCCGGCGGGACGCGGCGGCGGGTGGTGCTGGCGACCGCCGTGGCCGAGTCCAGCCTGACCGTGCCGGGCGTGCGGATCGTGGTCGACTCCGGCCTGGCCCGCGAGCCCCGCACCGACCACGCCCGCGGCCTGGGCGCGCTGACCACCGTCCGCGTCTCCAAGGCGGCGGCCGAGCAACGGGCCGGGCGGGCGGGACGGCAGGGACCGGGCGTGGTGTACCGGTGCTGGAGCGCCGCCGAGCACCGGCGGCTGCCCGACCGGCCGCGCCCGGAGATCGAGCTGGCCGACCTGACCGCCTTCGCCCTGCAGATCGCCTGCTGGGGCGACCCGGACGCCACGGGCCTGGCCCTGCCGGACCCGCCGCCGCGGGCCGCGCTGCAGGCCGCCCGCGCCGCCCTGCAGGCGATCGGCGCGCTCGACGCCGATGGGCGGGTCACCGACCGGGGCCGCCGGATGGTGCACGCCGGCGTCCACCCCCGGCTGGCCCGGGCCCTGCTGGACGGCGCGCCCCTGGTGGGACGGCGCGGCGCCGCCGAAGCGGTGGCGCTGCTGTCGGAACCGCCGCCCGCCTGGGCCGGTGACGACCTGGCCGACCTGCTGCGGGCGGCGCGCACCGGCCGGCGGGACGCCGCCTACACCGACCGCTGGCGCCGCGAGACCCGCCGCCTGCTGCGGGTGCTCACCGGGCCCGGCGAGGACACCGGCGGCGCAGACGGGCAAGAGTGCGGGGATGCGGGCACGGACGAGACCGCCCTCGGGACGGTGGTCGCGCTGGCCTTCCCCGAACGGGTGGCCAAGGCCAGGGGAGCGGGCCGCTATGTGATGGCCTCCGGGACCGGGGCCGAGCTCGCCGCCGGCTCCCACCTGGAGAACGCCCGCTGGCTGGCGATCGCCGTCGCCGACCGGCCCCCGGCGGCGGCCTCGGCCCGCATCCGGCTGGCGGCGGCCATCGACGCTGAGGTCGCGGCCGTGGCCGCCGCGCCCCTGCTGACCGAGACCGAGGAGGTCGCCTGGCGGGACGGGGACGTGCGCGCCCGCCGGATCCGCAGGCTCGGCGCCATCGAGCTGGCCGCCGTCCCGCTGGCCGACCCCGACCCCGCCCAGGTGGCCGAGGCGCTGGCCGAGGGCCTGCGGCGGGAGGGCCTCTCACTGCTGAACTGGACTCCCCAGGCGGTGGCGCTGCGCGAGCGGCTGGCCTTCTGCCGCCGCGCCCTGGGCGACCCCTGGCCGGACGTCGGCGACGCCGCCGTGCTGGAGGAGGTGGCCAAGCGGCTGCACGGCCTGCGCCGCCGCGCCGACCTGGCCGGCGTGGACCTGAGCGCCGTGCTGCGCGACATGCTGCCCTGGGAGTGCGCCGCCCGGCTGGAGGAGATGGCGCCCGAGCGCATCACCGTGCCCTCCGGCTCGCGGATCCGCATCGACTACCGCGGCGAGCAGCCCGTCCTGGCGGTCAAGCTGCAGGAGCTGTTCGGCTGGCGGCAGGCGCCCCGCCTGGCCGGCGGCCGGGTGCCGCTGGTGGTGCACCTGCTGTCCCCGGCCGGCCGGCCCGCCGCCGTCACCGGCGACCTGGCCTCGTTCTGGCGGGAGGGCTACCGGGCGGTCCGGGCCGAGCTGCGCGGGCGCTACCCCCGCCACCCCTGGCCGGAGGACCCCGCCACCGCCGAGCCCACCCGCCATGCCAAGCCCCGCCGCTGA
- a CDS encoding PPOX class F420-dependent oxidoreductase, protein MTDTAALRALLSERELGVLATIRRNGRPQLSTVVYHYDPGRELIRISVTADRAKTRNLARDPRASLHVSAADGWSWAVAEGTAELSPVAADPQDATVAELIDLYRAIRGEHPDWDDYRRAMVAERRLVVRLHVERLYGQPPAS, encoded by the coding sequence ATGACCGACACCGCCGCGCTGCGCGCGCTGCTGTCCGAGCGCGAGCTGGGAGTGCTCGCCACGATCAGGCGCAACGGGCGCCCCCAGCTGTCCACCGTCGTCTACCACTACGACCCGGGCCGGGAGCTGATCCGCATCTCGGTCACCGCGGACCGGGCCAAGACCCGCAACCTGGCCCGCGATCCGCGGGCCAGTCTGCATGTGAGCGCCGCGGACGGCTGGTCGTGGGCGGTGGCCGAGGGCACCGCGGAGCTGTCACCGGTGGCCGCCGACCCGCAGGACGCCACGGTGGCGGAGCTGATCGACCTGTACCGGGCCATCCGGGGCGAGCATCCCGACTGGGACGACTACCGCCGGGCCATGGTCGCCGAGCGCCGCCTGGTGGTCCGCCTGCACGTGGAACGCCTCTACGGGCAGCCCCCGGCGTCCTGA
- a CDS encoding sigma-70 family RNA polymerase sigma factor: protein MAQRTPAISSSASSSKTSARPPRARERASGGRWSWFRGPRSAAAVDDQVIVTELYRVYGRPLLSLVLRLTGGDRHWAEDVVQETMIRAWRSAHRLDAEAASLLPWLATVARRIVIDDQRRKNARPQEAGEGPLENLHAPDGLEDLLRSVVVSEALRSLSPAHREILNETFFRDRTVNEAAKALGIPVGTVKSRVYYALRALRVALEERGAAL from the coding sequence ATGGCGCAACGAACCCCCGCGATCTCCTCGTCCGCCTCCTCCTCCAAGACCTCCGCACGGCCGCCGCGCGCCCGCGAGCGCGCCTCCGGCGGCCGCTGGAGCTGGTTCCGCGGCCCCCGCTCCGCGGCCGCGGTGGACGACCAGGTGATCGTGACCGAGCTGTACCGGGTGTACGGGCGGCCGCTGCTGTCGCTGGTGCTGCGGCTGACCGGCGGCGACCGGCACTGGGCCGAGGACGTGGTGCAGGAGACCATGATCCGCGCCTGGCGCAGCGCCCACCGGCTCGACGCCGAGGCCGCCTCGCTGCTGCCGTGGCTGGCCACCGTGGCCCGCCGGATCGTCATCGACGACCAGCGCCGCAAGAACGCCCGCCCCCAGGAGGCCGGGGAGGGACCACTGGAGAACCTGCACGCCCCCGACGGGTTGGAGGACCTGCTGCGTTCGGTAGTCGTCTCCGAGGCGCTGCGGTCGCTGTCCCCGGCGCACCGGGAGATCCTCAACGAGACGTTCTTTCGCGACCGGACGGTCAACGAGGCCGCCAAGGCGCTGGGCATCCCCGTGGGCACGGTCAAGTCCCGGGTCTACTACGCCCTGCGGGCGCTGCGGGTCGCCCTGGAGGAAAGAGGGGCGGCCCTGTGA
- a CDS encoding anti-sigma factor family protein produces the protein MSRIRHTDVGAYALGLLEEPDRRAFQAHLATCARCHAELAELRGVAEALDGVPLLETLPQTPATDAAIVTDLVRRRAELARRQRRLRALLGAAAGIVLLAGGVGTGVALGGGPTAERPGSAQVPVAAAPPPAADGAQALLAGERRKEATDSGSGVKAVVAWEPRQWGARVALRLGGVRGPLRCELLAVGSGGRAEVAVGWSVPPKGYGVPGSPEPLTVQGGVAMRPAEIERFEVRTDDGRTLLTVPLRD, from the coding sequence GTGAGCCGGATCCGGCACACCGACGTCGGCGCCTACGCGCTGGGCCTGCTGGAGGAGCCGGACCGCCGCGCCTTCCAGGCGCACCTGGCCACCTGCGCCCGCTGCCATGCGGAACTGGCGGAGCTGCGCGGCGTCGCCGAGGCGCTGGACGGGGTGCCGCTGCTGGAGACCCTGCCGCAGACCCCCGCCACCGATGCGGCGATCGTCACCGACCTGGTGCGGCGCCGGGCCGAGCTGGCGCGGCGGCAACGCCGCTTGCGCGCGCTGCTCGGCGCCGCCGCGGGCATCGTCCTGCTGGCGGGCGGGGTCGGCACGGGCGTGGCCCTGGGCGGCGGCCCGACGGCCGAACGTCCCGGGAGCGCACAGGTGCCGGTGGCGGCGGCGCCCCCGCCGGCGGCCGACGGCGCCCAGGCGCTGCTGGCCGGGGAACGGCGCAAGGAGGCCACCGACTCCGGCAGTGGGGTCAAGGCGGTGGTCGCCTGGGAGCCCCGCCAGTGGGGGGCGCGGGTCGCGCTGCGGCTGGGCGGGGTCCGCGGGCCGCTGCGGTGCGAGCTGCTGGCGGTCGGCTCAGGAGGGCGGGCCGAGGTGGCCGTCGGCTGGTCCGTGCCGCCCAAGGGGTACGGGGTGCCCGGCTCCCCGGAGCCGCTGACGGTCCAGGGCGGGGTGGCCATGCGCCCCGCCGAGATCGAGCGCTTTGAGGTCCGCACCGACGACGGCCGCACGCTGCTGACCGTCCCGCTCCGCGATTAA
- a CDS encoding GMC oxidoreductase — protein MATEVKVSEHVDAVVVGSGFGGSVAAYRLAEAGRSVVLLERGQPFPPGSFPRSPAEMSRAFWDPREGLYGMYDVWSFAGCDSVVSSGLGGGSLIYANVLLRKDERWFIHERRTPGGGYEPWPVSRAELDPHYDAVERMLGATPYPLHHPAYADTPKTHAMQDAAAELGLDWFLPPLAVSFAPSPGAEPGIGLPIVEPEYGNLHGAPRRTCRLCAECDIGCNDGAKNSLDFTYLSAARHHGADLRTCCEVTAIRPRPGGGYEVDYVRHDPAVKARRTKPHTIGCDRLILAAGTYGTTYLLLRSRENLPGLSPALGTRFCGNGDLLTFLTRAKDRDRVRLLDASRGTVITSAIRLPDEADGDPAARGLRGAYIEDGGYPDFVNWMVEGADFGDQIARAVRFLWERFVDFFSGAPDTNLSAELSELIGDGALSISSLPLLGMGRDTPDGVLRLRGDRLEATWTAKTSEVHFERLRKIMQRIADVLGADYADNPIWFRKRVITVHPLGGAPMGRHPGEGVCDPYGQVFGHPGLYIADGAALPGPVGANPALTIAALADRMCTRLLETGAGPVATGAATGSTGAGSPAGPPRAGATSLSFTEEMKGSWTPGTADPRAGERGDGRRPLAFRLTITAADVDRFLAEPEHLAEATGWIESPALGGRRPVTRGHFNLFLATGDPDRRTMRYRLHFTDDRDRPLTLVGWKDVRPGPPTRIWADTSTLYARILQGHVDEGQEETAPVVGAGVLRIRPADFAEQLTTFRTSGPGGLAALVRFGRFFAGELWEVYGPDR, from the coding sequence ATGGCGACCGAGGTGAAGGTGAGCGAGCACGTCGACGCCGTGGTCGTCGGCTCCGGCTTCGGCGGATCGGTGGCCGCCTACCGGCTGGCCGAGGCGGGCCGGTCGGTGGTGCTGCTGGAGCGGGGCCAGCCGTTCCCGCCCGGCAGCTTCCCCCGTTCCCCCGCCGAGATGAGCCGGGCCTTCTGGGACCCGCGCGAGGGCCTGTACGGCATGTACGACGTGTGGAGCTTCGCCGGCTGCGACTCGGTGGTCTCCAGCGGGCTGGGCGGCGGCTCCCTGATCTACGCCAACGTGCTGCTGCGCAAGGACGAACGCTGGTTCATCCACGAGCGCCGCACCCCAGGCGGCGGCTATGAGCCCTGGCCGGTCTCCCGGGCCGAGCTGGACCCCCACTACGACGCGGTCGAGCGGATGCTGGGGGCCACCCCCTACCCGCTCCACCACCCGGCCTACGCCGACACCCCCAAGACCCACGCCATGCAGGACGCCGCGGCCGAGCTGGGGCTGGACTGGTTCCTGCCGCCGCTGGCGGTCAGCTTCGCCCCCTCCCCCGGCGCCGAGCCGGGCATCGGGCTGCCGATCGTCGAACCGGAGTACGGCAACCTGCACGGGGCGCCGCGCCGCACCTGCCGGCTGTGCGCCGAGTGCGACATCGGCTGCAACGACGGCGCCAAGAACAGCCTGGACTTCACCTACCTGTCGGCGGCCCGCCACCACGGGGCCGACCTGCGCACCTGCTGCGAGGTCACCGCGATCCGACCGCGGCCGGGCGGCGGCTATGAGGTCGACTACGTCCGCCACGACCCCGCCGTCAAGGCCCGCCGCACCAAGCCCCACACCATCGGCTGCGACCGCCTGATCCTGGCCGCCGGCACCTACGGCACCACCTACCTGCTGCTGCGCTCGCGGGAGAATCTGCCGGGGCTGAGCCCGGCGCTGGGCACCCGGTTCTGCGGCAACGGCGACCTGCTGACCTTCCTGACCCGCGCCAAGGACCGCGACCGGGTGCGGCTGCTGGACGCCAGCCGCGGCACGGTGATCACCAGCGCGATCCGGCTGCCCGACGAGGCCGACGGCGATCCGGCCGCCCGCGGCCTGCGCGGCGCCTACATCGAGGACGGCGGCTACCCCGACTTCGTCAACTGGATGGTCGAGGGCGCCGACTTCGGCGACCAGATCGCCCGCGCGGTGCGCTTCCTGTGGGAGCGGTTCGTCGACTTCTTCTCGGGTGCTCCCGACACCAACCTGTCGGCCGAGCTGAGCGAGCTGATCGGGGACGGGGCGCTGTCGATCAGCTCGCTGCCGCTGCTGGGCATGGGCCGCGACACCCCGGACGGAGTGCTGCGGCTGCGCGGCGACCGGCTGGAGGCCACCTGGACCGCCAAGACCAGCGAGGTGCACTTCGAGCGGCTCCGCAAGATCATGCAGCGGATCGCCGACGTGCTGGGCGCCGACTACGCCGACAACCCCATCTGGTTCCGCAAGCGGGTCATCACCGTCCACCCGCTGGGCGGCGCGCCGATGGGACGGCACCCGGGCGAGGGGGTGTGCGACCCGTACGGGCAGGTGTTCGGGCATCCGGGCCTGTACATCGCCGACGGCGCCGCACTGCCCGGGCCGGTGGGCGCCAATCCCGCGCTGACCATCGCGGCGTTGGCCGACCGGATGTGCACCCGGCTGCTCGAAACGGGGGCCGGGCCGGTCGCGACGGGGGCCGCGACCGGCTCGACGGGCGCCGGGTCACCCGCCGGGCCGCCGCGGGCGGGCGCCACGTCCCTGTCGTTCACCGAGGAGATGAAAGGGTCCTGGACGCCGGGGACGGCCGACCCGCGCGCCGGCGAGCGGGGGGACGGCCGCCGGCCGCTGGCCTTCCGGCTGACCATCACCGCCGCCGACGTGGACCGGTTCCTGGCCGAGCCGGAGCATCTGGCCGAGGCGACGGGCTGGATCGAATCCCCGGCGCTGGGCGGCCGCCGGCCGGTGACGCGCGGGCATTTCAACCTGTTCCTGGCCACCGGCGACCCGGACCGGCGGACGATGCGCTACCGGCTGCACTTCACCGACGACCGGGACCGTCCGCTGACCCTGGTGGGCTGGAAGGACGTCCGGCCGGGCCCGCCCACCCGGATCTGGGCCGACACCTCCACCCTGTATGCGCGGATCCTGCAAGGGCATGTGGACGAAGGGCAGGAGGAGACGGCTCCTGTGGTGGGCGCGGGCGTGCTGCGCATCCGGCCGGCCGACTTCGCCGAGCAGCTGACCACCTTCCGCACCAGCGGCCCCGGCGGGCTGGCCGCGCTGGTCCGCTTCGGCCGTTTCTTCGCCGGCGAACTGTGGGAGGTGTACGGACCGGACCGGTGA
- a CDS encoding alpha/beta fold hydrolase: MNSPIPRFTYAGVKDAHISVHPFTTEDGLGLSLTRFHRADCDDVVLVIHGLTLSSDMFIMPEHRNLVTHLLDEGFTDVWALDFRMSNRFTYNLETHRFTLDHCARYDHPAAMAELRRHIGDRRVHVIAHCLGSVTFMMSLYGGVVNDIASVVCNSVALTPRVPRWSRYKLAYGPALSEYVLGLSFLDPRFGDAPVLTRGWMLSRVTSLFHNECDVRPCHMLSFMWGSGKPALYGHHNLDDATHRRIADLCGGVGVHYYRHVHKMVKAGRAVKYDRSDRSMAVLPDDYLAYAADVRTPVLLLTGDRNKVFADSNIVCHSVLDDAAPGLHELDMLPGYGHMDPFLGKNAHVDVFPKIADFLKRKAA; this comes from the coding sequence ATGAACAGCCCCATCCCGCGTTTCACATACGCGGGCGTGAAGGACGCGCACATCTCCGTGCACCCCTTCACGACCGAGGACGGGCTGGGCCTGAGCCTGACCCGTTTCCACCGAGCCGACTGCGACGACGTCGTGCTGGTGATCCACGGGCTGACCCTCTCCAGCGACATGTTCATCATGCCCGAGCACCGCAACCTGGTGACCCACCTGCTGGATGAGGGCTTCACCGACGTGTGGGCGCTCGACTTCCGGATGAGCAACCGGTTCACCTACAACCTGGAGACTCACCGGTTCACCCTGGACCACTGCGCCCGCTACGACCACCCGGCCGCGATGGCCGAGCTGCGCCGGCACATCGGCGACCGGCGGGTGCACGTGATCGCGCACTGCCTGGGGTCGGTGACGTTCATGATGAGCCTGTACGGGGGCGTCGTGAACGACATCGCCAGCGTGGTCTGCAACAGCGTGGCGCTGACCCCGCGGGTGCCGCGGTGGTCCCGCTACAAGCTGGCCTACGGACCGGCCCTGTCCGAGTACGTGCTGGGCCTGTCCTTCCTGGACCCCCGGTTCGGCGACGCGCCGGTGCTGACCCGGGGCTGGATGCTGTCGCGGGTGACGTCGCTGTTCCACAACGAGTGCGACGTGCGCCCCTGCCACATGCTCAGCTTCATGTGGGGCAGCGGCAAACCGGCGCTCTATGGGCACCACAACCTGGACGATGCCACCCACCGTCGCATCGCCGACCTTTGCGGGGGCGTCGGCGTGCACTACTACCGGCACGTCCACAAGATGGTGAAGGCCGGCAGGGCGGTCAAATACGACCGAAGCGACCGGAGCATGGCCGTCCTGCCGGACGACTACCTGGCCTACGCCGCCGATGTCCGCACCCCGGTGCTGCTGCTGACCGGCGACCGCAACAAGGTCTTCGCCGACTCCAACATCGTCTGCCACTCCGTGCTGGACGATGCCGCCCCGGGCCTGCACGAGCTGGACATGCTGCCCGGCTACGGCCACATGGACCCGTTCTTGGGCAAGAACGCCCACGTCGACGTCTTCCCCAAGATCGCCGACTTCCTCAAGCGGAAGGCGGCCTGA